Proteins found in one Tamandua tetradactyla isolate mTamTet1 chromosome 1, mTamTet1.pri, whole genome shotgun sequence genomic segment:
- the CCM2L gene encoding cerebral cavernous malformations 2 protein-like isoform X1 has product MEYEVKKGKKGFVSPIRRLVFPKAGRRAAFRSSVSRRPLHSMPLYPPDYLIDPQILLCDYLEKEVKFLGHLTWVTSSLNPSSRDELLQLLDTARQLKELPLKTTAEQDSILSLSARCLLLTWRDNEELILRIPTHEIAAASYLQDDALHLLVLKTGLGVDPVPAGVDASPGGAGRDPGPPGAAPERRRVGTTERRHTICSLDWRMGWGGGAGAEARAGGGGGGSLERQRAGVRASGSWERRQTFSGSWERRHGGGGAGKPGGSWERRQAGAGGSWERRQAGGGGGGSWERRHPGPNPLDPQDPSPDAYCNLVILAVANRDAAEESCALICQVFQIIYGDQSIECVDRAGYHYTSTPERPWLCSRSESCRTDGTYAYDADFSCCSSFNGSQDTFEACYSGTSTPSFHGSHCSSSDHSGLGLEQLQDYMVTLRSKLGPPEIQQFALLLREYRLGLPIQDYCAGLLKLYGDRRKFLLLGMRPFIPDQDIGYFQGFLEGVGIREGGILTDSFGRIKRSMSSTSASAVRSYGGAAQRPEAQAFHRLLADITHDIEALAPDDDEEGDAEEPRGSLGRGEAPEDNYL; this is encoded by the exons ATGGAATATGAAGTCAAGAAAGGGAAGAAG GGCTTTGTGTCCCCCATCCGAAGGCTAGTGTTCCCCAAGGCCGGGCGCAGGGCAGCCTTTCGGAGCAGTGTGAGCCGCCGGCCACTGCACTCGATGCCCCTGTATCCCCCCGACTACCTAATCGACCCCCAGATTCTGCTGTGTGACTACCTGGAGAAAGAGGTCAAG TTCCTAGGCCACCTCACCTGGGTGACCTCCTCCCTGAACCCCTCCAGCCGGGACGAACTTCTGCAGCTGCTGGACACCGCCAGG CAGCTGAAGGAGCTGCCGCTGAAGACCACGGCGGAGCAGGACAGCATCCTGAGCCTGTCGGCCCGCTGCCTGCTGCTCACCTGGCGCGACAACGAGGAGCTCATCCTGCGTATCCCCACGCATGAGATCGCCGCCGCCTCCTACTTGCAGGACGACGCGCTGCACCTGCTTGTGCTCAAGACCG GTCTGGGCGTGGACCCTGTGCCGGCAGGTGTGGACGCCAGCCCCGGCGGCGCGGGGCGCGACCCTGGCCCGCCGGGCGCAGCGCCCGAGAGGCGGCGGGTGGGCACCACGGAGCGGCGCCACACCATCTGCAGCCTGGACTGgcggatggggtggggtgggggcgcgggCGCCGAGGCCCGGGCTGGCGGAGGCGGTGGCGGCAGCCTGGAGCGCCAGCGCGCGGGAGTGCGGGCGTCGGGCAGCTGGGAGCGGCGGCAGACGTTCAGCGGGAGCTGGGAGCGGCGgcacggcggcggcggcgcggggaAGCCGGGCGGCAGCTGGGAGCGGAGGCAGGCGGGCGCCGGCGGCAGCTGGGAGCGGAGGcaggcgggcggcggcggcggcggcagctgGGAGCGGCGCCACCCCGGCCCTAACCCGCTGGACCCTCAGGACCCCAGTCCCGACGCCTACTGCAACCTCGTCATCCTGGCTGTAGCTAACAGG GATGCTGCTGAGGAGTCCTGCGCCCTCATCTGTCAGGTCTTCCAGATCATCTATGGGGACCAGAGCATCGAGTGCGTGGACCGGGCCGGCTACCACTACACTTCCACACCTGAACGGCCATGGCTCTGCAGCCGCA GTGAGAGCTGCCGCACGGATGGGACTTATGCCTATGACGCCGACTTCAGCTGCTGCAGCTCCTT CAATGGCTCCCAGGACACCTTTGAAGCATGTTACAGCGGCACATCCACGCCCTCTTTCCATGGCTCCCACTGCAGCAGCAGCGACCACAGTGGCCTGGGCCTTGAGCAGCTGCAGGATTACATGGTGACG TTGCGGAGTAAGCTGGGGCCCCCCGAGATCCAGCAGTTTGCCCTGCTGCTGCGGGAGTACCGGCTGGGTCTGCCCATCCAAGACTACTGCGCAGGCCTGCTGAAGCTCTACGGAGATCGGCGCAAGTTCCTCCTCCTTG GGATGCGGCCCTTCATCCCGGACCAGGACATCGGCTACTTCCAGGGCTTCCTGGAGGGCGTGGGCATCCGCGAGGGCGGCATCCTCACCGACAGCTTCGGCCGCATCAAGCGCAGCATGAGCTCCACATCGGCGTCGGCAGTGCGCAGCTACGGCGGCGCGGCCCAGCGGCCCGAGGCGCAGGCCTTCCACCGCCTGCTGGCCGACATCACGCACGACATCGAGGCGCTGGCCCCCGATGACGACGAGGAGGGCGACGCCGAGGAGCCCCGGGGCTCCCTGGGCAGGGGCGAGGCACCCGAGGACAACTACCTATAG
- the CCM2L gene encoding cerebral cavernous malformations 2 protein-like isoform X2, whose amino-acid sequence MEYEVKKGKKGFVSPIRRLVFPKAGRRAAFRSSVSRRPLHSMPLYPPDYLIDPQILLCDYLEKEVKFLGHLTWVTSSLNPSSRDELLQLLDTARQLKELPLKTTAEQDSILSLSARCLLLTWRDNEELILRIPTHEIAAASYLQDDALHLLVLKTGLGVDPVPAGVDASPGGAGRDPGPPGAAPERRRVGTTERRHTICSLDWRMGWGGGAGAEARAGGGGGGSLERQRAGVRASGSWERRQTFSGSWERRHGGGGAGKPGGSWERRQAGAGGSWERRQAGGGGGGSWERRHPGPNPLDPQDPSPDAYCNLVILAVANRDAAEESCALICQVFQIIYGDQSIECVDRAGYHYTSTPERPWLCSRTMAPRTPLKHVTAAHPRPLSMAPTAAAATTVAWALSSCRITW is encoded by the exons ATGGAATATGAAGTCAAGAAAGGGAAGAAG GGCTTTGTGTCCCCCATCCGAAGGCTAGTGTTCCCCAAGGCCGGGCGCAGGGCAGCCTTTCGGAGCAGTGTGAGCCGCCGGCCACTGCACTCGATGCCCCTGTATCCCCCCGACTACCTAATCGACCCCCAGATTCTGCTGTGTGACTACCTGGAGAAAGAGGTCAAG TTCCTAGGCCACCTCACCTGGGTGACCTCCTCCCTGAACCCCTCCAGCCGGGACGAACTTCTGCAGCTGCTGGACACCGCCAGG CAGCTGAAGGAGCTGCCGCTGAAGACCACGGCGGAGCAGGACAGCATCCTGAGCCTGTCGGCCCGCTGCCTGCTGCTCACCTGGCGCGACAACGAGGAGCTCATCCTGCGTATCCCCACGCATGAGATCGCCGCCGCCTCCTACTTGCAGGACGACGCGCTGCACCTGCTTGTGCTCAAGACCG GTCTGGGCGTGGACCCTGTGCCGGCAGGTGTGGACGCCAGCCCCGGCGGCGCGGGGCGCGACCCTGGCCCGCCGGGCGCAGCGCCCGAGAGGCGGCGGGTGGGCACCACGGAGCGGCGCCACACCATCTGCAGCCTGGACTGgcggatggggtggggtgggggcgcgggCGCCGAGGCCCGGGCTGGCGGAGGCGGTGGCGGCAGCCTGGAGCGCCAGCGCGCGGGAGTGCGGGCGTCGGGCAGCTGGGAGCGGCGGCAGACGTTCAGCGGGAGCTGGGAGCGGCGgcacggcggcggcggcgcggggaAGCCGGGCGGCAGCTGGGAGCGGAGGCAGGCGGGCGCCGGCGGCAGCTGGGAGCGGAGGcaggcgggcggcggcggcggcggcagctgGGAGCGGCGCCACCCCGGCCCTAACCCGCTGGACCCTCAGGACCCCAGTCCCGACGCCTACTGCAACCTCGTCATCCTGGCTGTAGCTAACAGG GATGCTGCTGAGGAGTCCTGCGCCCTCATCTGTCAGGTCTTCCAGATCATCTATGGGGACCAGAGCATCGAGTGCGTGGACCGGGCCGGCTACCACTACACTTCCACACCTGAACGGCCATGGCTCTGCAGCCGCA CAATGGCTCCCAGGACACCTTTGAAGCATGTTACAGCGGCACATCCACGCCCTCTTTCCATGGCTCCCACTGCAGCAGCAGCGACCACAGTGGCCTGGGCCTTGAGCAGCTGCAGGATTACATGGTGA